From the genome of Chitinophagaceae bacterium, one region includes:
- a CDS encoding T9SS type A sorting domain-containing protein, producing MFWQLIQTGTNNSNITTDLSDGEDLAFRLFTTNGQPVFEQSIFVNQDIQHILLNVSDLQAGIYLLHVGMEIFHKVIKIN from the coding sequence ATGTTTTGGCAGTTAATCCAAACCGGTACAAACAACTCAAACATCACAACGGATTTAAGTGATGGTGAAGATTTAGCATTCAGGTTGTTTACTACAAATGGTCAACCTGTGTTTGAGCAATCTATTTTCGTGAATCAGGATATTCAGCACATTTTACTGAATGTTTCCGATCTGCAGGCAGGCATTTACTTGCTTCATGTTGGTATGGAAATTTTTCACAAGGTGATCAAAATAAACTGA
- a CDS encoding gliding motility-associated C-terminal domain-containing protein, with amino-acid sequence MIAAPNAFTPNGDGLNDFFFPHLLNVNSFEMRIFNRWGKVIYSVSDQLSGWNEANGIDAEIGIYAII; translated from the coding sequence ATTATTGCCGCACCTAATGCATTTACGCCCAACGGCGATGGATTAAATGATTTTTTCTTTCCGCATTTATTGAATGTAAATAGTTTTGAAATGCGCATTTTCAACCGTTGGGGTAAGGTTATCTATTCCGTTTCCGATCAACTGTCCGGCTGGAATGAAGCCAATGGCATCGATGCGGAGATAGGAATTTATGCTATTATATGA
- a CDS encoding SprB repeat-containing protein, producing MVTLLSYWQSNDASAAVVVSGGNAPYSYNWSTQPPQFSSIVSGLSVGTYYVTVTDSNGCMLLDSVVVGRVTKYYCRT from the coding sequence GTGGTAACGCTATTGTCGTATTGGCAATCCAATGATGCATCGGCTGCAGTGGTAGTTTCAGGCGGTAATGCTCCTTACAGTTATAACTGGAGTACGCAGCCACCGCAGTTTTCATCGATAGTTAGCGGCTTGTCTGTCGGAACTTATTATGTGACGGTGACAGATTCCAACGGTTGTATGTTGCTTGACAGTGTGGTAGTGGGAAGAGTCACCAAATATTATTGCCGCACCTAA
- a CDS encoding LamG domain-containing protein, which yields MTNPFVLVINQWYHIAGTYDGSSVKYYVDGCLVIELPFSGNLFQNNLQTAIGAQNASQSEQFLGKLDEVRIWECMPHTN from the coding sequence ATGACCAATCCGTTTGTGCTGGTCATCAACCAATGGTACCATATTGCAGGTACCTATGATGGAAGTTCGGTGAAATATTATGTTGACGGTTGCCTGGTGATTGAACTTCCTTTCAGTGGAAACCTCTTTCAAAATAATCTACAAACTGCTATCGGCGCACAGAACGCCAGTCAATCGGAACAGTTTCTAGGAAAGCTGGATGAAGTCCGCATCTGGGAATGTATGCCGCACACAAACTGA
- a CDS encoding aryl-sulfate sulfotransferase, with the protein MRNLTFRMLTLLALLIFSVSTAWAQFEYISPMNGSINNFRDAHMILRNGELMNEVSVTADKIVLTGSQSGVVPANVVLSTDGKTVCITPATPFAYGETVTVTVNSGLKTLSGQVLTGTTFSFSVRKEMTPEQKQQLEEYLATHDDGGYLLSEPRESIYVPHDNTTNRDNTFKFINLYTNNSAALAPGELFFHRNSGASPTASSGIGYGIMTSDADSIFYRASVVDGSNFHVNLNGDLTALRLDPGVDTGVLVLDSSYAIIDEVHCKNGLAPSQHEHLFFPDGTKWFSIYDWQGGWDISQCSGGSSSCTVNVSWIQELDASNNVIFQWRTDEHFSPCDATPDIALGTSTVDPWHINAFFKDNDGNLIVSLRNMDRIVKVKVSNGSMLWQWKGLKATDIDNNVIITSNDPNGSFSHAHNVQRLDNGHILMFDNGNSQASLNQLSQPKEYVLDETNLTANCVWYYTHPQVNGFNMYTRNQGSVHRFANGNTLIGYGLPDKQGLPNGTEIDANKNIVWEFRFKDSTEYTYRLYKTEWDPNVGIRDIDASDKNLQVYPNPGNGLITLTADIPATDNATISVLNLLGQKVFTKKRNYMQGSIHLLLILLPCRKEFIFWTLLPGKRNWSSGW; encoded by the coding sequence TTGAGAAATCTTACTTTCCGAATGTTGACGCTTCTTGCGTTGCTGATTTTTTCTGTTTCCACTGCATGGGCACAATTTGAATACATCTCCCCGATGAACGGATCCATCAACAACTTCCGCGATGCGCATATGATTTTGCGCAATGGCGAATTGATGAATGAAGTATCTGTTACTGCTGATAAGATTGTTCTTACAGGATCACAAAGCGGAGTGGTTCCTGCCAACGTAGTGCTTTCTACGGATGGCAAAACCGTTTGCATCACGCCTGCTACGCCGTTCGCATATGGTGAAACAGTAACAGTAACTGTTAACAGCGGTTTAAAAACCTTATCAGGACAAGTGCTCACCGGAACAACATTCAGTTTTTCCGTTCGCAAGGAAATGACACCTGAGCAAAAGCAACAACTGGAAGAATACCTTGCAACACATGATGATGGAGGGTACTTGTTAAGTGAACCACGTGAGTCCATTTATGTGCCTCACGACAACACCACCAATCGCGACAACACTTTCAAGTTCATCAACCTTTACACCAATAACAGCGCGGCTCTTGCTCCCGGAGAATTGTTCTTTCACAGAAACAGCGGCGCTTCACCTACCGCTTCTTCAGGTATCGGTTACGGCATCATGACCTCTGATGCGGATTCTATTTTCTACCGGGCATCGGTGGTTGATGGTTCAAACTTTCATGTTAATCTGAATGGCGATCTCACAGCACTCCGCCTGGATCCCGGCGTTGATACCGGCGTATTAGTTTTGGATTCCAGTTATGCAATTATTGATGAAGTGCATTGCAAAAATGGTCTTGCACCCAGTCAGCATGAACATTTATTTTTTCCGGATGGAACAAAGTGGTTTTCTATTTATGATTGGCAAGGCGGATGGGACATTTCGCAATGCTCCGGAGGAAGCAGTTCCTGCACGGTGAATGTTTCCTGGATACAGGAATTGGATGCAAGTAATAATGTGATTTTTCAATGGAGAACTGATGAGCATTTCTCGCCCTGCGACGCAACTCCTGACATCGCCCTGGGTACTTCCACTGTTGATCCCTGGCATATCAATGCTTTTTTTAAAGATAACGATGGCAACCTTATAGTTTCATTGCGCAATATGGATCGTATTGTCAAAGTGAAAGTAAGTAACGGAAGTATGCTCTGGCAATGGAAAGGTCTTAAAGCGACGGACATTGATAATAATGTGATCATCACATCAAATGATCCGAATGGTAGCTTCAGCCATGCACACAATGTACAACGGCTTGATAACGGACACATCCTCATGTTCGACAATGGTAATTCCCAAGCATCACTCAACCAACTTTCCCAACCAAAAGAATATGTATTGGATGAAACCAACCTTACTGCCAATTGCGTGTGGTATTACACGCATCCGCAGGTAAACGGATTCAATATGTACACCCGCAACCAGGGAAGCGTGCACCGTTTTGCAAATGGCAATACACTCATCGGTTATGGCTTGCCGGACAAACAAGGATTACCAAATGGAACAGAAATAGATGCCAATAAGAATATAGTCTGGGAATTCCGTTTTAAAGATTCCACTGAATATACTTACCGCTTGTATAAAACAGAATGGGATCCTAATGTAGGTATCAGGGATATTGATGCAAGTGATAAAAATTTACAGGTTTACCCAAATCCGGGAAATGGATTAATCACCTTAACTGCAGATATTCCTGCAACTGATAATGCAACCATTTCTGTTTTAAATCTTTTGGGGCAAAAAGTATTTACCAAAAAGAGAAACTACATGCAGGGATCAATACACTTACTCTTGATCTTACTTCCTTGCAGAAAGGAATTTATTTTCTGGACATTGTTGCCGGGAAAACGAAATTGGAGCAGCGGTTGGTGA
- a CDS encoding DUF1415 domain-containing protein: MPSDEIVIAQTKNWITKVVVGCNFCPFAAKEMKRGAVHYEVIRKGTSSVKLLLNTAFRQLDHDNTMETTLLIFPLSFKSFDAYLELVATSEKHLIKSGYEGIYQLASFHPHYLFEGTTDEDPANYTNRSLYPMLHILREASLTIAIDQHPNAEGIPDRNISYARRKGLAHMQLLRETCFGGE; the protein is encoded by the coding sequence ATGCCATCTGATGAAATCGTAATTGCTCAAACAAAAAATTGGATTACAAAGGTGGTAGTCGGTTGTAATTTCTGTCCGTTTGCGGCGAAGGAAATGAAACGTGGCGCTGTTCATTATGAAGTGATACGTAAGGGAACATCATCCGTAAAATTGCTGCTGAACACTGCGTTCCGGCAATTAGACCATGATAATACGATGGAGACTACGTTATTGATTTTTCCCCTTTCATTCAAGAGTTTCGATGCTTACCTGGAATTAGTTGCAACATCAGAAAAGCATTTGATAAAGTCCGGTTACGAAGGAATTTATCAGTTGGCGAGCTTTCATCCTCATTATTTATTTGAAGGAACAACCGATGAAGATCCTGCTAACTATACCAATCGTTCGTTATATCCAATGTTACATATTTTAAGAGAAGCAAGTCTCACGATTGCGATTGATCAGCATCCAAACGCTGAAGGTATTCCTGATAGAAACATCAGTTACGCGCGGAGAAAAGGGCTTGCACACATGCAGTTGTTGAGAGAGACTTGCTTTGGTGGTGAATAG